The nucleotide sequence TTGCGGCGGTTGTCCGAACGCCCGCAGAAACGCCTGGCGCATCCGTTCCCGATCACCGAACCCTGACTCCCGTGCGATCACCTCAATGGGATGGCGACTGGTTTCCATCATGATGCGGGCCGCCTCGACCCGCAGGCTTTCGATGGCCTTGGCCGGCGTTTGCCCGGTCTCCTCACGGAACACCCGGCTGAACTGGCGTGGGCTGAGCCGAGCGACAGCGGCGAGCGCCTCGACCGAAAGATCATCAGTCAAATTCTCTCGCGCATAGGCCATCGCCAATTGCACCCGGTCGGATTTGGGGTCCAGTTCCAGCAATGCCGACAATTGCGATTGCTCGCTGCCCCGGCGCTGATAGATGACCAGCTTGCGCGCGACCCTGCGGGCAAGGTCGCTGCCCAGATCGTTCTCGACCATGGCCAGTGCAAGGTCCACACCGGCGGTCATCCCGGCCCCGGTCCATATCTGGCCATCGACCAGAAACAACTTGTCTTCCTCCATGGGAATTTCCGGGTAGCGCTTCTTGAACGCCGGTGCGTGCAGCCAGTGTGTCGCCGCGCGTTTTCCTTCCAGCAAGCCCGCCTCGGCGAGGACGAACACACCGGTGCACAGCGCCACGACACGTCTTGACTGCGCCGATGCCGCTTTAACGAATTCCTGAAGATGGGTTTCCGGCAAGTGGTACTCCAGATAGCCGCTGACGATCACGGTGTCGTAACCCTCGGCTCTCATGGGCGTGGTGTTCACGGAGAACCCCTGAGAACACATGACCGCTCCGCCCGTCTCCGACACCAGGTGAAACTCATAGGCCGGCTCGCCTCGAAACAGGTTCGCGCACTCGAACACCGAACCCAGGGACAGACTCAGTGACTGGAAATTCGGATAAACGACCAATGCAACGCTATGCATGAAAACACTCCGGGACGGCGGCGACGTGAAAGCGATTGTCGGCGTTGGTGGGGTAAACGGCAACGTGCGTTCCGCGAAATCCGGTCAATGTCGGATCCATGTCCGGAATCCTTGCGGATTTGACATTGTGGATGTTTTGGGCGGCTCCTAATATCCACTCCAACGGATTAGACGACTGGTCTACTGATTCGGTTGGACTTGAATATGAATGAAACCAAGAGCGTAAAGCAGACGATTCTGCATGCCGCGCAATTGATTGTAAGTAATAAAGGGTTTTCCGCCGTTGGCTTGAATGAAGTGCTTCAGGCTGCCGAAGTTCCAAAGGGCTCTTTTTATCACTACTTCGGTTCAAAGGATGCCTTTGGTGTCGCGCTGTTGGATAACTACTTCGATGGTTATCTTCAGGGTATGGAAAAGCTTTTCAACGCGGCAGATAGATCGGAACAACAGAAGTTGCTGAGTTATTGGCAATGCTGGATTGATAACCAGACGCTGCAGACCGATGCGGGAAAATGTCTGGCGGTCAAACTGGGCGCAGAAGTCGCCGATCTCTCGGAGCCCATGAGGCTGGCACTCGATCGAGGCACTTCACGAATCATCGAGGTGATCTGCGCCTCGCTGCAGCGTGGCATCGAGGACGGTTCACTGACGCTGGAGGACAACCCGAAGCAGGTGGCGTTGCGGTTGTACGCACTGTGGCTGGGGGCCAGCGTCATGGCAAAAATCACCCGTACATCGACGTCATTCGACGAAGCCATGGCGCTGACTCGAACGGTACTGCAAGACACGCTACCCCGTTAAAACTCACGTCTACAGAGGAACGAAAAATGAAAGTACTGATGGTTCTGACTTCACACGATCAACTGGGCAACACCGGCAGGAAAACCGGGTTCTGGCTCGAAGAGTTCGCGGCGCCGTACTACACCTTCAAGGATGCGGGCGCAGATGTCGTGCTGGCATCACCCGCTGGTGGTCAACCGCCGCTGGATCCTGTCAGTGACCTGCCGGATTTCCAGACGGATTACACCCGCCGCTTTTCGGCGGACCCCGCAGCCCAACAGGCTCTGGCCAATACGGTAAAACTGGGCGAAGTCAACGCCGCCGATTTCGACGCGGTTTTCTACCCCGGTGGACATGGCCCGTTGTGGGACCTGGCAAAGTCACGCACCTCGATCACGCTGATTGAAGCATTCGAGCGTGCCCGCAAACCCATCGGCTTTGTCTGCCACGCGCCGGGTGCATTGCGCCATGTCAAGGCCGCCTCGGGAGAGCCGTTGATCAAGGGTCGTCGCGTAACCGGCTTCGCGAACTCCGAAGAGGCGGGCGTAGGTCTGACCGAGGTGGTGCCGTTTCTCATCGAGGATGAGTTCCAGGCACTCGGCGGACACTATGAAAAAGGCGCTGACTGGCAACCGTTTGTTATTGAAGACGGCTTGTTGGTCACCGGGCAAAACCCGGCAAGTTCCGAAGGTGTTGCGAAAGTACTTTTGAAACTGTTGTTGTAACTTAATGCTCTGCCTGTAACGGCGTCATTAGCCGTCTGATTACGCGTCAATCAACTCGATAACATCCTGCTGGATAGTCTGCCCGTTCGTCAGTCTATTTGGCTGGACGGATCAGTGTTGCCCAATGAAAGTTCGAGCGCTGTTCAAGCGCTCATTTAAATAACCTGTTTATTGTTTTGTTTACTGGAGATGATGTCATGAACAGTGTATCGCCCCGCGTATTGTCGAGCAGTCTCTTTGAAGGTCCTTATTACATCAGTGTTGCCGGAAAGTTGCTGGAAACCAGCGATTCTTTCGCGGTGATGAACCCGGCCACGGGCGCCGAGTTCGCTCGTGCTCCGGCGGCCACTGCCGAGCAACTCGACGAGGCAGTCGCTGCAGCCAAGTCAGCCTTCAAGACGTGGTCCGTGCTGACTTACGATCAGCGCCAGAAGTATCTGGATGACTATGCCGATGCGCTCGAAGTCCATCGCGAGGAACTCGCTCGCCTGCTCACCCTGGAGCAAGGCAAACCGCTGAAGTCCGGCGCGCAACCGGAAGTCGACCAGGCCATTTCCTGGATCCGCCAGATTGCCGCACGGCGCATTCCTGTCGAGATCCTTGAGGACACCGACAGCCACATCGTCGAGTTGCATCACACCCCGTTGGGCGTGGTTGGCGCGATCACGCCCTGGAATTTCCCGGTGCTGCTGGCGCTCTGGAAAGTCGCCCCGGCGTTGCTCACCGGCAACACCATGGTGATCAAGCCATCGCCGTTCACGCCGCTGACCACGCTGCGCTTCGGGCAGATTGCGCAGTCGGTATTCCCCGCCGGCGTGCTGTCGGTCGTCTCCGGTGGTAACGAGTTGGGACCGCAAATGACGGCCCATCCGGATATCGCCAAGATCAGCTTCACGGGCTCCACGGAGACCGGCAAGCATGTCATCCGTTCGGCTGCCGGCACCGTCAAGCGCCTGACTCTGGAAATGGGCGGCAACGACGCGGCAATCGTCCTGCCCGATGCCGACTGGAAGGCAGCAATCGCGCAATTGTTCTGGGGCGCGATCGGTAACTCGGGTCAATGGTGTGTGGGCATCAAGCGCCTGTACATCCACCGCTCGTTCCACAGCGAGTTCGTCTCGGCATTCGTTGATTACGCCCGCCAGCAGAAGCTCGGTGACGGCCTTGACCCCAGCGTCACGGTCGGCCCGGTGCAAAACAAAATGCAGTTCGACAAGGTTCGCACCTTCCTCGACGACATCAAGGCCAATGGTCAGAAGATCGTCCTGGGAGGGGAGGTGGACGAGAGCCAGTCGGGCTACTTCATCCCTGTGACCGTGGTGGATAACCCGCCGGAGCACTCGAAGATCGTCCAGGAAGAACAGTTCGGGCCGATCGTTCCGATCATCGTTTACGACGACGTCGATGATGTGATCGAACGCGCCAACGACAGCCCGTTCGGCCTGGGGGGCTCGGTCTGGGGCCGCGATACCCAGGCAGCGGTGGCGGTGGCCAATCGCCTGGAGACGGGCATGGTGTGGGTCAACGAGATGCACACCCAGGGCGTGGACATTCCGTTCGGCGGCCACAAGCAATCCGGAGTGGGCACCGAAGGTGGCCATGAAGGCCGACTGTTGTTCACCAACCCGAAAACCGTGCTGATCAAGAAGTGACGCCAAGCGCGGCCTCCCATGGGGCCGCGCATTTTCGGATGCCTTCGCAGGCCTGCCCCGTGCAGGCGGCCAGGCCTTTTTGTATTCACTTGATTGGGAGTTGATCGCATGCAACATCAAGCACTGTTTACCCCGGTAGAACTGGGTGGCGTCACACTGAAAAACCGGATTGTCTTCCCGCCGCTGACTCGCCAGCGCAGCGCGCAGCCGGGCGATATCGCGTCTGACCTGATGTCGGTCTATTACTGTCAGCGCGCCTCGGCAGGCTTCATGGTCAGCGAGGGAACACAGATCGAACCTCGCGGCCAGGGTTATGCCTGGACCCCGGGGATCTACACCCAGGCGCAGATCGAGGGCTGGCGCAAAGTCACCGACGCCGTGCATGCCGAGCACGGTGTGATCTTCGCTCAGCTCTGGCACGTGGGACGCATCTCGCATCATGGCTTGCAGCCAGACGGCGCGGCACCGGTAGCGCCATCCGCGATCCAGGCCACCAATGCCAAAGCCTTTATCGAGACCGGTGTCGGCACCGGTGAACTGGTCGCACCCTCCATGCCTCGCGCCCTGACCGTGGCCGAGATCAAGGAACTGGTCGCCCTGTATGCTCGTGCGGCGAGCAATGCGATCGAGGCAGGTTTCGACGGCGTCGAGATCCATGCCGCCAATGGCTACCTGATCAACCAGTTCATTTCCGAGCATGCCAACCAGCGGGATGACGAGTACGGTGGTTCGCTGCACAACCGCCTGCGATTCCTGCGCGAAGTCGTCGAGGCGGTGGTGGCGGTGGTCGGTCCCGATCGCCTGGGCGTGCGCTTCACGCCGCTGTTCACCAGCACCGATCAGGATCGCGTGTACATCGGCCTGGTCGAGCAGGATCCGCATGAAACCTACATCGAAGCGATCAAGGTGCTCGAGGCATCCGGCATTGCCTACGTGTCGATCGCCGAAGCCGACTGGGACAACGCGCCCGACTTGCCCGAGTCATTTCGCCGCGATGTCCGCGACACGTTCAGTGGCCGCATCATCTACGCGGGCCGCTATACGGCAGAGCGGGGTGCTCGCCTGGTCGAAGCGGGCCTGGCCGACCTTGTCGCTTTTGGCCGGCCCTTCATCGCCAACCCCGATCTGCCGGCGCGGATCGTCAACGGCTGGCCGCTCAATCCGCTGAACCCTTCCTCACTGTATGGCGGGACTGCGGCGGGCTTCACTGATTACCCGACCTACGCGGGCTGATCGCGGACCTGTCGGCCGGACTGCGCCCGTCGCACGTCCGGCCTGCGCTGGAGAATGCAACTATGTTGGTGACTTCGAAGGTTCCGCTCGCCGAGCCCGTGTCGGCTGCTGAAACAACGCCGCCTGTACGTCCTTGCAGGCCTGCGAGCCCACCGCACAACCCGCCGTCGCTGTGGATGGCGATAATCTGCATCGTGCTGGTGGCGTTGACGCTGCGGCCCGCCATCGTCTCGGTCGGCCCCTTGTTGCCAGGAATCATCGAGGACTTTGGCCTGTCCCACACGCAGGCATCGCTTCTGACGGCCATTCCGACGTTGCTGATGGGCTTGATGGCGCTGCCGACACCTTGGCTGGCGCGGCGGTTTGGCCGTGACGCGGTCATCCTCGGTGCGCTGGTCGTGCTGTTCGCGGCGACCGGGCTGCGCGCTGTTGCCGGGTCGATCGGCGTTCTGTTTCTGACCACCGTCGGGATCGGCGCCGGTATTGCGGTGGCGGGGGCGTTGCTGGCGGGATTCGTCAAAGGTGGTTATCCGAAACACGCAGCGTTGCTGATGAGCCTGTATGCCACGGCACTGGCGCTGGGCAGCACGATAGCCGCTGCCGCTACGGGCCCGATTACCACGGCTGCGGCAAGTTGGCGGCTGGGCGCGAGTTTTTGGATGTTGCCCGTGATCATCGCCATCGCCGCCTGGTTTTACATCAGGCGCCAGGGCACCGCGGATGGCCGGGGAGCAACGGCAGCGATCAGCTATCCGATGCCCGTGCGTATCCCGACGGCCTGGCTGATCGCACTGTTCTTCGCCTGCAACAACATCATTTTCTATGCCTTCATTTCATGGACGGCACCGATGTATGTCGAGTTCGGCAGGTCGACCACTTGCGCCGGGTTGATCCTGGCCGGTTTCACCCTGGCATTCATGATCTCCAATCCGTTGTTCGGGGTGCTCAGCCGTAACGAAGATCGCCGCGTGGCGTTGGCCGTCAGTTCCGCCATCGCTCTGCTCGGCACTCTGACACTGGCCCTGGATCCCGATGCAATGCCCATGGTCTCGGTGCCGTTGATCGCGTTCGGCACGGGAGGAGCCTTCACGCTGGCCTTGACCTTGCCTCTGGACAACACCGAAAACGCCGAACAAGCGAATGCCTGGAACGCGTTCGTGTTGCTGTTCAGCTACGTCATCGCGGCAGCCGGACCTCTATTGATGGGTTACCTGCGTGATCTGACCGGCGGCTTCAACCTGCCCTTGTGGCTGATGGTCGGGGTCAGTGTGGTGATGTTGGGCACTACACCGCTGCTGAAACCCAGCCATCATCGGCGCCACGTTGCGGATTGATCAAAGTGGGCATTCTGATGGCCTGCGTGTGCACACGGTGGTTACTCGAAAGCATTGACCACCATCAGTGTGCCGAAAATCATCAGTACGCCGCCGGTCATGCGTTTGCCCCAGACTGCCGCTCCTGGCCTGGCCAGTCTGGTCGCCATGGTTTTCGCCGTCACGGCGTAAGCGCTCGACACCAGGAGTTTGATCAATACGAACAGCAGGATCAGTGAGAGCAGGGCACCCAGGTTCGAGTCTTTCGGGTTGCCGACAAATTGCGGCAACAAGGACGAGAAAAACAGAATCGCCTTGGGATTGCTGATGCCGACCATGAACGATTTGCCCCAGAGCGTCGGCAGGGGTTCGCGCGGCACCGCCTGTGCGGTGTTGACTCGGTTGCTGCTCGCCAGCCGCAGTTGCTGCAAACCCAGCCACAGCAGGTAAGCAGCACCGGCGATTTTGACCAGCGTGAAGACGCGTGGGTTGGCCAGCAGCAAGGCGTCGATGCCCAGCAGTGAACAACTGGCGAGTATCGCAATCGCAGCCAGGTCGCCGGTGAGAATCCAGATGGCACGTTTGGCGCCATAGACCAGCGCGTTGTTGATCAGAAAAATGGTAGACGGTCCTGGTGAACCCACCTGGACGGCCGCAATCAGCGCGAAGAGTGAATAGTCGGTCAGAGACATGCTGGGCTCGTGGTCAATCCGGTCGGTGGGAAGTGGCCATTTTCCGTGTAAAGTGGATTACCGAGCAGGGCCATTTGCAGCGAATTGGTATGGACCATTATGAGCAAGGGTAAATACACGTCCGGTGTTGATCTGCCGTTGCCAGCGCAAACGGGCGGTGCGACGAAGCAGGAGCGCGCCTATCACACCTTGCGTGATGCGATCCTCAATGGCCTGTTACAAGGCGCGCAACGATTGCCGTCTACCCGGGCACTCGCGCAACGTTGGGGGATTGCGCGCGGTACCGTGGAAAGCGTTTTTGAGCGCTTGCAACTGGAGGGATACATCGTGCGCAAGGTAGGCTCCGGCAGCCATGTGTGCGCAGTCATCCCCGACAGCTACCAGAGGGCAATCAACGATAATCGGACGTCACATGACACGCAGCCGGCCAAAATGCACGACGTGCCCCAGCGACCGCCACCCGCACATCAGGCGCAGGTGGGCGTGCCTTTCGTCGCGCGCCTGGCCAATCCGCGACTGATCGTCCCGGCTGAATGGGCGGCGCATCTGCAACGGGCGATGGCGGCGATGACGCCCGAGCAGATGTGTCGTGTCGAGCCGCAAGGGACGCTGGCCCTGCGTGAACAGATCGCCAGCTATCTGCGCCTCCATCGCGGTATCGACTGCCATGCCGGTCAGTTGCTCATCACCAACGGCATTCGCCATGGCATCGACCTGGTGGCGCGTGCTGTGCTCCAACCCGGCGATTACGTGTGTGTCGAGGACCCTGGCTATCCCGCCGCCCACCGGATTTTCGAGGAGGCGGGTGCCAACCTGGTGCACGTTCCCATTGATCACGAAGGGCTGGATTTGCGCGACCTGCCCGATTCAATCGAGTGCCGTCTGGCCTACGTGACGCCTGCCCATCAGTCACCGCTGGGCGTGATCATGTCCGCCACGCGACGCCTTGAACTTCTGGACTGGGCCCAGCGCCAGAGCGCCTGGATCATCGAGGACGACTACGACAGTGAGTTCAACTACCAGAGTGCGCCGCTGCCCGCGCTGAAATCCATCGACTCGATGCAGCGTGTCGTCTACTGCGGGAGCTTCAACCAGGCGCTGTTTTCCAACCTGCGGCTGGGCTACCTGCTGGCGCCGCCGGAACTGCACCAGCGCATCCTCGCCTTGTGGCATACCGTCGGGCGCAGTGTGGGCGTGTCGGAACAGTTGGGGCTGGCGCATTACATGAGTAGGCCCGGTTTTCTGCGGCATATGCGCCGTTCCCGGCAGGAGTATCTGACGTTGCGTGACATCGTGCTCGAAACCCTCAAGGCGCAAGCGCCCGGGCGTTATCGAGTCAGTGGCGAGCACGCGGGTTTTCATTTTGTGCTGTGGCTGTTACCGGATCAGGATGAAGACGCCCTGATCGACGGCGCGCGCAAGTTTGGATTGACCCTTCAGCCTCTTCGCCATTCCTGTCGTGAGATCAACCTGGCGCCTGCGTTCGTGCTCGGTTTTGCCGCGTTGACTCGGGCACAGGCCAGACACGCTGCGCAAAAACTTGCGCAACTGCTGCGCTGAATCACCGCCCGTGGTCACGGGGCTATCAAGAAAATGCGCAATCTCGGGCATCTCGCCCCCGGTCCCGCAAGCATCGTGTAGATTTAAACCGTAGCCATCGAGCATGGGACGCGAGATGCAGGCTTGATCGGCGTTGCACACGCCGTTTCGAATAATAAGAAAAAACTGATGCGTCCGGGAGACAGGCCATGAGCGCGATGTCGGTCCAGCAAAAACCTCACCCAGCAGGTTTACAGAGCGTTTCCGTGTGCGACGCCAGCGTGTTGGCGAACTCTTTATCGGACTGGCAGCAACAATATCTGCAGATCAGCCCCGGGCGATTCGCAGGTTCGGTGACCGAGATTTCCGTGGGGGTGGTGCAGATCTTCCGCGAGGTGATCAATCAGGCCGTGGATCAGCATGGGCAGACCCTGCCTGGCAAGTTTGCCCTGGGCATTCCCATCGCATTGCGTGGTCACGGTTACTGGTGTGGCCAAGCGCTCGATTGCATTGATTCAGTGTTCTTTCTGCGGCCGGATGCCGAGCTCAAATTCAAGACGCCGGGTTATTCCGATATCTATGGTGCATCCGTCGATGTTGCAGCGTTCAGGACTTATTCCCTGGACGATGAGTTCGACGAAAAAAACCTGATCGCACAGACCCGCGAAGTCAGTGCGCTGGCACCCGAAAAATGCGCGGCTTTCAGAGATCGGTTCGACAGTTTCTTTCGTGCCGTCGAGACCAACCCTCTCATTCTCGAGTCGGCGCCAGCCAGAAAACAACTGACCTTCGACATCATGCAGTTACTCCTTGGCATGACCGCGGACTTGCCCGTGTCCAAGCGCTCTCATGCCGAGCAGTTCATCCATCGTCACGTGGTAGACAGTGCGCGCGATTATATTCTTTCGAGAAAAAGTGAAGCGCTGACGGTGACCGATTTATGCGAAGGGCTGCGCACCAGTCATCGTTCGTTGCACTACGCCTTCAATAAAGTCCTGGGTATCAGCCCCGTAACTTATCTGCGCTACATCCGTTTGAACGGCGTCAGGGCGGAGCTGGTGTCCAGTGCCAGGCCGATCCGGGTGAGTGAAGTGGCCGCAAAGTGGGGCTTCTGGCACATGGGCATGTTCAGCGTCTACTACAAACACCTGTTTGGTGAACGGCCGTCCGACACCCTGAGAAATCATCGTACTGTCGCCATGACTTGAAAACCCAATTTTTAAACAGCGTGCCGGGTGTAACGACCTGCGTATGACGGGATCGCTTTGTTCAAAAAAACCGGAGGGCAACATGAGTAAGTTACACGGCAAAGTGGCGTTGATTACCGGGGCTTCAAAAGGAATGGGTAAATCCCACGCCAGTATTTACGCCAAGTACGGGGCCAACTTGATCCTGGTTGATCTTGACGAATCCATTCATCAGGTGGCGGCCGAAATCCAGAACACCTACGGCGTTCAAGTGCTTGCGCAAGTCGGTGATGTGACCGATCCGCAGTCCATGCGCCTGATCGCCGAAACCGGCATGAAGCGTTTTGGCCAGTTGAACGCGCTGGTCTGCAATGCGGGCGTTTGCCGTCTTGCGAAGTTTCTCGACTCCAGCGACGCCGATCTCGATCTGCACATCGACGTCAACGTCAAAGGTGCCTGGCATAGCGCACGGGCGGTTCTGCCGCACATGATCGACTCCGGCGGGGGGACCGTGGTCGTCATGTCATCGGTCACCGGTGACATGACTGCCGACCCGGGAGAGGTGGCCTATGCCTTGTCCAAGTCCGCGCTGATCGGCTTTACCAAAGCCTTGGCGGTGGAGATGGCCCCCCATCACATTCGGGTCAACGCCATTTGCCCGGGCTTTATCTGGACGCCGATGGCCGAACAGGTCGCCAGGCAGGTCAATCCGCAAGATCCGAAGTCGGTGCTCGATGAGCTGGCCACGGCCATCCCCATGAAACGCCTCGGCAGGCCCGATGAAATCGGTGAGTTATCGGCGTTTCTCGCCTCCGACGAGTCCAGTTACATCAACGGTGCGCAAATCGTCATCGACGGTGCCAGCACACTTCCCGAAACGGTCAGCATCGGCATGTAAGAAACGTTGCGGTTTCAGCAGGGACGCTACGACATCGACCCCATTGCACAAATCATAAAAATAAAAGAGTGGAGCTTTTGTGATGACAGAGCTAGCCGAATCCCTGCATGAAAACGCGCCTTCAACGAGCGAAAAACTCACAGGCAATCTGGGCACCTGGCAGATTGCCTTGCTGGTGATTGCCGCCGCAGCA is from Pseudomonas sp. MYb118 and encodes:
- a CDS encoding GlxA family transcriptional regulator — encoded protein: MHSVALVVYPNFQSLSLSLGSVFECANLFRGEPAYEFHLVSETGGAVMCSQGFSVNTTPMRAEGYDTVIVSGYLEYHLPETHLQEFVKAASAQSRRVVALCTGVFVLAEAGLLEGKRAATHWLHAPAFKKRYPEIPMEEDKLFLVDGQIWTGAGMTAGVDLALAMVENDLGSDLARRVARKLVIYQRRGSEQSQLSALLELDPKSDRVQLAMAYARENLTDDLSVEALAAVARLSPRQFSRVFREETGQTPAKAIESLRVEAARIMMETSRHPIEVIARESGFGDRERMRQAFLRAFGQPPQAMQNALFNVG
- the ucpA gene encoding SDR family oxidoreductase UcpA, coding for MSKLHGKVALITGASKGMGKSHASIYAKYGANLILVDLDESIHQVAAEIQNTYGVQVLAQVGDVTDPQSMRLIAETGMKRFGQLNALVCNAGVCRLAKFLDSSDADLDLHIDVNVKGAWHSARAVLPHMIDSGGGTVVVMSSVTGDMTADPGEVAYALSKSALIGFTKALAVEMAPHHIRVNAICPGFIWTPMAEQVARQVNPQDPKSVLDELATAIPMKRLGRPDEIGELSAFLASDESSYINGAQIVIDGASTLPETVSIGM
- a CDS encoding type 1 glutamine amidotransferase domain-containing protein, translated to MKVLMVLTSHDQLGNTGRKTGFWLEEFAAPYYTFKDAGADVVLASPAGGQPPLDPVSDLPDFQTDYTRRFSADPAAQQALANTVKLGEVNAADFDAVFYPGGHGPLWDLAKSRTSITLIEAFERARKPIGFVCHAPGALRHVKAASGEPLIKGRRVTGFANSEEAGVGLTEVVPFLIEDEFQALGGHYEKGADWQPFVIEDGLLVTGQNPASSEGVAKVLLKLLL
- a CDS encoding LysE family translocator, with the translated sequence MSLTDYSLFALIAAVQVGSPGPSTIFLINNALVYGAKRAIWILTGDLAAIAILASCSLLGIDALLLANPRVFTLVKIAGAAYLLWLGLQQLRLASSNRVNTAQAVPREPLPTLWGKSFMVGISNPKAILFFSSLLPQFVGNPKDSNLGALLSLILLFVLIKLLVSSAYAVTAKTMATRLARPGAAVWGKRMTGGVLMIFGTLMVVNAFE
- a CDS encoding CynX/NimT family MFS transporter, producing the protein MAIICIVLVALTLRPAIVSVGPLLPGIIEDFGLSHTQASLLTAIPTLLMGLMALPTPWLARRFGRDAVILGALVVLFAATGLRAVAGSIGVLFLTTVGIGAGIAVAGALLAGFVKGGYPKHAALLMSLYATALALGSTIAAAATGPITTAAASWRLGASFWMLPVIIAIAAWFYIRRQGTADGRGATAAISYPMPVRIPTAWLIALFFACNNIIFYAFISWTAPMYVEFGRSTTCAGLILAGFTLAFMISNPLFGVLSRNEDRRVALAVSSAIALLGTLTLALDPDAMPMVSVPLIAFGTGGAFTLALTLPLDNTENAEQANAWNAFVLLFSYVIAAAGPLLMGYLRDLTGGFNLPLWLMVGVSVVMLGTTPLLKPSHHRRHVAD
- a CDS encoding PLP-dependent aminotransferase family protein, whose amino-acid sequence is MSKGKYTSGVDLPLPAQTGGATKQERAYHTLRDAILNGLLQGAQRLPSTRALAQRWGIARGTVESVFERLQLEGYIVRKVGSGSHVCAVIPDSYQRAINDNRTSHDTQPAKMHDVPQRPPPAHQAQVGVPFVARLANPRLIVPAEWAAHLQRAMAAMTPEQMCRVEPQGTLALREQIASYLRLHRGIDCHAGQLLITNGIRHGIDLVARAVLQPGDYVCVEDPGYPAAHRIFEEAGANLVHVPIDHEGLDLRDLPDSIECRLAYVTPAHQSPLGVIMSATRRLELLDWAQRQSAWIIEDDYDSEFNYQSAPLPALKSIDSMQRVVYCGSFNQALFSNLRLGYLLAPPELHQRILALWHTVGRSVGVSEQLGLAHYMSRPGFLRHMRRSRQEYLTLRDIVLETLKAQAPGRYRVSGEHAGFHFVLWLLPDQDEDALIDGARKFGLTLQPLRHSCREINLAPAFVLGFAALTRAQARHAAQKLAQLLR
- a CDS encoding aldehyde dehydrogenase family protein produces the protein MNSVSPRVLSSSLFEGPYYISVAGKLLETSDSFAVMNPATGAEFARAPAATAEQLDEAVAAAKSAFKTWSVLTYDQRQKYLDDYADALEVHREELARLLTLEQGKPLKSGAQPEVDQAISWIRQIAARRIPVEILEDTDSHIVELHHTPLGVVGAITPWNFPVLLALWKVAPALLTGNTMVIKPSPFTPLTTLRFGQIAQSVFPAGVLSVVSGGNELGPQMTAHPDIAKISFTGSTETGKHVIRSAAGTVKRLTLEMGGNDAAIVLPDADWKAAIAQLFWGAIGNSGQWCVGIKRLYIHRSFHSEFVSAFVDYARQQKLGDGLDPSVTVGPVQNKMQFDKVRTFLDDIKANGQKIVLGGEVDESQSGYFIPVTVVDNPPEHSKIVQEEQFGPIVPIIVYDDVDDVIERANDSPFGLGGSVWGRDTQAAVAVANRLETGMVWVNEMHTQGVDIPFGGHKQSGVGTEGGHEGRLLFTNPKTVLIKK
- a CDS encoding TetR/AcrR family transcriptional regulator codes for the protein MNETKSVKQTILHAAQLIVSNKGFSAVGLNEVLQAAEVPKGSFYHYFGSKDAFGVALLDNYFDGYLQGMEKLFNAADRSEQQKLLSYWQCWIDNQTLQTDAGKCLAVKLGAEVADLSEPMRLALDRGTSRIIEVICASLQRGIEDGSLTLEDNPKQVALRLYALWLGASVMAKITRTSTSFDEAMALTRTVLQDTLPR
- a CDS encoding helix-turn-helix domain-containing protein, which gives rise to MSAMSVQQKPHPAGLQSVSVCDASVLANSLSDWQQQYLQISPGRFAGSVTEISVGVVQIFREVINQAVDQHGQTLPGKFALGIPIALRGHGYWCGQALDCIDSVFFLRPDAELKFKTPGYSDIYGASVDVAAFRTYSLDDEFDEKNLIAQTREVSALAPEKCAAFRDRFDSFFRAVETNPLILESAPARKQLTFDIMQLLLGMTADLPVSKRSHAEQFIHRHVVDSARDYILSRKSEALTVTDLCEGLRTSHRSLHYAFNKVLGISPVTYLRYIRLNGVRAELVSSARPIRVSEVAAKWGFWHMGMFSVYYKHLFGERPSDTLRNHRTVAMT
- a CDS encoding alkene reductase, yielding MQHQALFTPVELGGVTLKNRIVFPPLTRQRSAQPGDIASDLMSVYYCQRASAGFMVSEGTQIEPRGQGYAWTPGIYTQAQIEGWRKVTDAVHAEHGVIFAQLWHVGRISHHGLQPDGAAPVAPSAIQATNAKAFIETGVGTGELVAPSMPRALTVAEIKELVALYARAASNAIEAGFDGVEIHAANGYLINQFISEHANQRDDEYGGSLHNRLRFLREVVEAVVAVVGPDRLGVRFTPLFTSTDQDRVYIGLVEQDPHETYIEAIKVLEASGIAYVSIAEADWDNAPDLPESFRRDVRDTFSGRIIYAGRYTAERGARLVEAGLADLVAFGRPFIANPDLPARIVNGWPLNPLNPSSLYGGTAAGFTDYPTYAG